The genomic DNA TGTTCTCAACATCGCGGTACCAAAGGGCGGTGCAGATAATCGCCGCAAAAACAGTTACGAGCAGAGTCATTACTTGTGATCCTCAACTACAGCAGGAACTTCTGCGGGTACGGCTTTGTGGAACTTGCTGCGGACTGCCATGAGAGCGGCCCAGGCTACTGTAACAAGACCCGCCATGGATGTACCCACGGTAGCGACTTCATGCCACATCTGGCTCATTGCCTCGGGGCTGGAAGCCGCTGTCAAAAACGGATAGAAAGCCTGCAGTTCGCCGTGCCAGACATGTTCAAAAGCCAGCAGAACAGAACCGCCCCAAAGCATCTTGGAAAGAACTTTCAAGTTCTTGCAGATGGCCTGCTTCTTGGTGGCAACCTGAAGTTCACCAGCCTGCTTGGCAGACTTGTCTGTCTGTTCCAAAACGATGGTGGTGACAGTGGTGATGATGGCTTCAGCCATGGGTGCGACAAAACAGCACATAAGTACTCCTCTTTTTCGACGTGCGAAGATATTGTTTGTTCTAAATATACCACCTAGAGTTAACTCTAAGACAAGCCCTTTTTAATTTTTTTTGAAAAAAAAGAGCCAAAAAATTTCTATTTCGCCAAGGCTTCGTTCAAGCTTCCGGTACGGTAGCCTCGTTCATCCAAGGAAATTTCCTTGAAACCAAGATTTGTAAAACAGGAACGAATCTCAGCCTGATTTTTGTTGAAAAGCGGGAACTGGTCTGGAAGGATTTCTATGCTAGCCATATAGGTTTCTGCAGCAGGCGATTTTTGCGGAACAAGACGGCAACGAACACGATATTGAACAAAACCCAAATCCTGCAGATACTGCTCGGCCCGCTCCACCAGTCGCAATTTTTCTTCTGTAATCTGTTCGCCGTAGGGAATGCGGCTGGCAAGGCAGGCAAAGGAAGGCTTGGATGCCGTCGGAAGCCCAAGTTCTCGAGACAACGCGCGGATGCCTGCCTTGGTGAGGCCCGCCTCACGGAGCGGGCTCTTGACACCAAGTTCTGCTATAGCCTTCAATCCCGGGCGGTAATCCCCTAGGTCATCGACGTTGGATCCCTCACAAACTACACTGATTCCTAGATCCGACGCACACTGCAAAATGGCACTGAATATGGCCCGCTTACAGACATAGCAGCGATCAGCCGGATTCTCCTTGAAGCCCTCCACCGCCATTTCGTCAAAATCAAGAATTTCATGACGGATATTTTCGAACTTGCAAAACTCAACCGCTTCCTGAATTTCACGACCTGGAATCACCCTGGATTTTGCCGTAATGGCTACAGCCTTTTCGCCAAGAACATCATGGGCCACCTTCAACAAAAAAGTAGAATCCACACCAGCCGAAAAAGCAACAGCAACGCTGCCACAATTTTTCAAATAAGTCTTGAGGTTTTCTAACCTATAATGAAGTTCGTCCATTTTGAGTCTTGCAATAAATTTTTCTTTCGCTCAACATCAAATATAAGATTTAGAGTCTACTCTAAGTCAATAAAAAACGTCAGCCTTTATGGACTGACGTTTATTTATTCATATCGCAACAGCTTTACTTGCCATAAATTTTGATTCTAGAAGCACGTCGTTGCAAGCTGTTTGCGCTTCTGCCGTTCACGAAGAAAGAACGGCCACCATTGCGTAACCCAAATGCATCACGGGCATTACCCATGCGGCGAATTGCCGTAACGGAATCTGCAGATTCCGATGATGAACTAATTAACACATCATCAATCGAGCTGCTAGATTCAATGGAGCTGCTGGACCCAACAGAACTACTGAAAATCGCGGAACTGCTAGAAGATGTCGGTTCAGTAACATTACTGCTGGAAGAGCTAGAGTTGCTGTTTATTGCACTAGAGGAACTGCTAGTAACGACAGGTTCCACATAGGCCTTGTATTCATAAGCACCCAAGTCGGGGGCCTTACCTTCGTAAGGCAACTTCACGTTGACGCCCCTATCAATAAACTGACTCTTGGGAGAAAGTTTCAGGAAATCGATATCTGGCAGGCTACCGTCAGCCTTGCGGGGGCCGAAAGCGCCGCCAAGAGGTTCCAGAGGTTTTCCAGTCACCGTCATGCTGGGATCGTCAACGCTAACAAAATCTGCATTGGTCGCCGTCAGGTTCAGGTTCCAGGTATTGTATTCGCCAGCAGCATATTCCCCGCCGATGTAAGACGTCTTGTTGGGATAGGCGATGTTATTCTTCATGACGTGAGCCTTGTCCCCCTTCAACACAACGCCATCGGTACGGTTGCCCGTAGCATCCCAGGTACTTGCCCACATATTGAAAGCGGAACCGTTCATGTAAGCTGTATTGTTCAGCCAATCGTTACCGCCACTGCTGTGGTTAGCATAAAAACCGGAAGCCTTGTTCTTCCAAGCCACGCAATTTCTGATGGTGTGACGAACGCCGGTCTTGCTGCTGCCTGCCTTGAATCCGTTACCGTTTCCATCCTTAGGCTTGCCAGTACCATAATTACTGTAGCCGTGTCCCATGGCCCAGCTATTCTCAATCACAACCGGGAATTCCTGGCTAATGAAATCCCAGCCATCGTCACTATTCCACCAGGCGCGACACCCGATAAACTTTGTGGTGTCACCGCCACTTTGGTAATGAACGCCAAAACCATCTGCATTCTGACCATCACCCTGACGGCCATTAGGGTCGTAGTTGTCGTGACTATCGCAGTTCAAGAACAGATGGCCGCCACCACTTCCAGAACCTTTTTCATTTACGAAGAATCCGGATCCGCCGTGATGATGACTGTTGATCAATTCCAGAAAGATATGCTTACTACGGGAAACGTACACACCCACATTGGATTCACCCTTCATGGGAACATTTTTGAATTCAAGCCCCTTCAGGTGAAGATACTGAGCCTGGATCAATACGCCATTGGTATAGCGAACGTTATTGGTTCCGTTGGCAATGGGCATCTTGCTAAAGTCAAACACAGGAACCTCGCCAGGATAAGCCAGGTAATGAATACGATTATTGTCGCTGACACCACTCTTAGTCAAGTGAATGCCTGCGAACATATTGTCATTCTTCACGTAAGTGGTATCCGTATGCATGTAGGTACCGCCGCGAATCCACACGGTATCACCAGCAACCACCTTGGAATTCGCCTTTTTCAAGGACGCAAAAGGCTTGTCCTTGGAACCAGCGTTAGAATCATTTCCGGTAGGAGCGACATAGTAAACGGAAGCCATGACTGCCTGAGACAAAAGCGCAATGGCCGCAACAGACAAGCTCATCTTTAAATTCAACTTAGCCATATATTCTCTCATGAAATTTTTTGAAAAAAAGCGTAAGTCACCTCCGAAATTTTCGAATTAGACTTACGCTCCTGTTTGGTTTTGGTTTGTATAGAAGTTACTTGCTGTAAACCTTGATTCTAGAAGCACGACGCTGCAAGCTGTTTGCGCTCCTGCCGTTCACGAAGAAGATTCGACCATCATTACGCAAGCGGAGTGCAGAGCGAGCCTGTTCAATGCGGCGGGCAGCAATTGCTGTGGATGAATTAGAATCAGCCGGAGTTTCAGGAGTATCTACTTCCGGATTCTTATTTTCGGAATCAGCAGGAGTGGTTCCCGGATCCTTTGCTGTAGAATCCTGTTCTGCAGGTTCCTTAACTTCAGGATCTTTATTTTCTTGATCGGCAGGTACAACTACTTCCGGAATGGAGGCGACCACAAATTGAATCTTATCCATATTGGGGCCACCATCCGCTGTAGTGGAAGTGAAGGTAATATTGCTCACTCCGGCAGGCAGCTTGAGGGTAATATCCTTGGTTGTCCAATCAGTCCATTCACCGGTAGAACCAAAGCTTTCAGACTTAATCTGTTCCACGCCATTGACGGAAATACTTACCGGGCGATCCTTGGTGGAGCCATTTGCATAGGTGATACGAACCTTCTGATCCCCTTCCTTGGACATGCAAACCGGAATCGTAATGGAAGAACCTACAGCGTTATCCAGATTTGCGTAGCCCTTGCCAGAGAAGCCCACATGAGTACTTTCAAGTACAGTCTTATTGAAGACGGAATTTTCAGCTTCGTAATTCAAGGAGTCCTTACCTACGAACTTGAAGTTTGCACCCAGATTCACTTCCTTGTTGAGGGAAGCCACCGTGTAATCCTTGGCGGTACCGGAGTTATCCCCAGTCCAGCCTGTGAATTCCCAGCCTTCTAGCGGAACGGCGGTAAAGGTAACCTTGGAACCTTCCGCAATTTCAGAACCTTCGATGCTCTGTGCGATGGTGCCACCTGCAGCCGCAGCGGTCTTCACAGCCAGCTTCTTCACGGCCTTTGCGCCAACCCAATCCGGAAGGGTCGCATTGTACTGCTTTGCGATGGCAGCCAGTTCATCAAGGCGAGCATTTGCAGTGTACTTTTGGCCATCACGATCAAACATGGGCTTGTTGCTGTAGCGGGTGGGTTCCCAAACGAAAGTACCCCAACCCAGATCGCCAAAGTCATTCATAATGCCGTTAATCAGCTTGGTGCGATCAGCGGTATATTCGCAGCTCAGCACAGGCTTTTTCTTCTTGGTCACAAGACCGAACATATCGCGCCAATCCTGGCCATTGTTGGTAGTACCGTAAGTGGATCCGCAAATGGCATCGTAATCGATGTTGGCGTCAATCTTATTGTACCAGCTTTCAAAACCGCCATCAGGACGAGGACGGCCATGCTGCATCACGATCTTGATGGAAGGATCGATATCGCGAACAGCCTTTACGCCGGAGTTGATGATGTTCGCAAATTCTGCAGTCTTGCTGATGGAAACGCCAGAAACTGCGGAGTTGATTTCGTTACCCACCTGCACCATGTCGGGGCGAAGGCCTTCCTTCATCAAGGCGTTCATGGTGGTCTTCACATGGTCATAGGCAAGCTTGCCCATTTCGGCATTGGACTTTCCTTTCCAGGAAGCAGGCACATACTGCTTACCGATGGAAGCCCAGGTGTCGCTCATATGGAAGTCCAGGAAGAAGCCCATGTTATGAGCCTTGATACGCTTTGCCAAGGCAATGGTATGGTCCAAGTCGCACCAGCAAACCTTGGAATTTGCGCCGGAGTAGCTTTCGGTGGCGTAACCAACGCAAGAGTTCACGAAGGTACGGACGCGAATGAAATTGATGCCGTGATCCTGAAGAATGTCAAACAGGTCCTGCTGCTTGCCATCGTGATAATACTTTGCACCCAAGGATTCATCTTCCAGAACCCAGGAAACATCCACACCCACAATGTAGGGGCGAGCTATTGCAGCGGCGGCAATTACACCCATGGTAACTGCGGCCTTCTTAAAAGCATTCATGAAATTGAACTTCATAACTTACTCCTTTTTATCCAATCATCCCTGCCCAAGCGTTCAAAGGTCCCTAATCCAAAACGCCTAGACTTTTTATTTTACTGTACTACAACATGTACTACAACTTCACAAAAACAAATATAATCAATTTTACTACAAAGTGTACTATAAAATCAAAAAAAAATTTAGTACATAAGAAAAGCCCCCTTTTCAGGGGGCAAATCCGCATTTTTTCTTCAAATTTGACAGTTCTGGAAAAATTATTTCATTGCCTGCTTCTGTAGAGCATAGAAAAGTCGCATCCAGTTTTCGCTCTGGGAGCCGTCGAAGAAGAAAATTTCATCGAGGCCGCCCACCAAATTGGGCTTATCACCGCCAATGGCGGGGTTGGTGCAAGTGGAGAAATCGCCGCCATTTTCAAACTGGTCCTTGCTGTGGCTTACGCCGTCCACATAGGTAAAGACGCTGTCTCCGCGGATGGTGAAGGTATAGTTATGCCAAGTTCCATCCAGAATTCGGGCGGTGCCATAACCCGAGTTATAAACGCCAACGCCATCATGGCGTGCGTCAATGCGCAGGTTTACGGCGGCCTGGTTACCGCGCTGCTGCAAGATGAAAGCCACACTATCCTTCTTAGCAGAAAGAATGCGGGTGTAGCTCTTGCCCGGTGTTGCCTGGGAAGCGCTATCGGCCTTGATCCAGATGGAGGCGGACATCTGCGTTCCGTTATTGGCGAAGGGCTCAAAGCCTTCAATCATCTTCCAGGAATCTGTAGAATCCAGCCAGAGAGCGTTTCCTCCAAGTACATATTTGTTACCAGAAAACCTTTCAGCAACAATCGACTCATCCAAATCATCAAAATGATTCGCGTAGCGTGCAAGCGTAACAGTATCCTTAAAACGGTTGCAGTTGTTCAGCAGGTCAAACTTAATGGAGCCATCTTTTGAAAAGACTACTTGATTCATGCGCCCCCAGTAAAGAAGCGAATCCGAGGAACTTTTCTCCAGGAGGATTTCGTTACCGTCGGCATCAACAAGGCACGGCAAGTTCATGGATTTTTCGAAGCGCACGGGGAACGGCATGTCCTTGAAGGATTCATCTACGGAAGACAAGTCTTCAAATCCTTCGGGGAGAGAAACCGTCACGTCGCCAACTTCTTCGAAGCCTCCCGAATAAACAAAAACCTTCTTGTATTTGCTCAAGGTGAACTCAGTCCTGCTGCCGCCACCGCTGGATTCCTTTGATTTAAAAGCAAAACCTTTGTAATAGCCTTCGGGAAGACCTTCCAGGAAAACCGTCTTGGCGGCGATATCTTCCTCGGTCAATTCATGTTCGAAAAATTTCGTGAACACCAGAACGGAATCGCCTTTCAGCTTGCGAGATACCGGGGCCGAGAATTGCAAGGTATCGCCAGCCTTGGCTCCCTCCGAATCTTCCATGGAGAAATAGGCGGACGCGGCACCTTCGTGAACGGCCTCGAAAGAAACCCCTACGGACTTCGCCCCGGTTGAATCCAGATAAAAATCGCCATCGTCATACAGTTCAAAGTTCAAGGCGAGATTCCGTTTTTTGCCACCGGAGATTATCGTGACCTTATTGTACAAGCCCTGCGGAACAAAGAAGCCCGCCAACATTCCCGAAGCCACCGAAGGCGAATCCGCCACCACGGTGAATTCGCAGTCGTTAACGACAAGCGTATCGCCATAGAGGGTTTCCTTCCGCCCAGAAATTTGAACGGAATCCCCCGTCTTCAAACCGAAATCATCTACAGAAACAAACAGAAATCCAGAAAAATAGGAATTGCCGGACAAATGCTCGACAACAATGTTCGCGATTTTTCCCTCACCGTCAATGCGATAGGTCTCCCCTTCTTCGGCGTTTAGGTCAATGGCGATAGAACGTACGTCACCCTTTACTGGCAAGATGGTCAGAGAGTCATAATCCTGGGCGGGAACGCTATCCATGGAAACGCTGCCTGCAGCGATGTTCGCTTCGCTCACAACCTTTTCCAGATAGGCGGTTGATGTGAAAACGGTATCCCCTATAGTATCGCGTTCCGTACAGGAAAGCTGCAAGGTATCGCCTTCAGAAATACCGAAGTCATCCACGGAAATCATGACG from Fibrobacter sp. includes the following:
- a CDS encoding LamG domain-containing protein, whose amino-acid sequence is MKNLKFVLTAFLLFMAMLFAACSSDSSVAGILIETNTGNKVLIETNTGHGMARVMISVDDFGISEGDTLQLSCTERDTIGDTVFTSTAYLEKVVSEANIAAGSVSMDSVPAQDYDSLTILPVKGDVRSIAIDLNAEEGETYRIDGEGKIANIVVEHLSGNSYFSGFLFVSVDDFGLKTGDSVQISGRKETLYGDTLVVNDCEFTVVADSPSVASGMLAGFFVPQGLYNKVTIISGGKKRNLALNFELYDDGDFYLDSTGAKSVGVSFEAVHEGAASAYFSMEDSEGAKAGDTLQFSAPVSRKLKGDSVLVFTKFFEHELTEEDIAAKTVFLEGLPEGYYKGFAFKSKESSGGGSRTEFTLSKYKKVFVYSGGFEEVGDVTVSLPEGFEDLSSVDESFKDMPFPVRFEKSMNLPCLVDADGNEILLEKSSSDSLLYWGRMNQVVFSKDGSIKFDLLNNCNRFKDTVTLARYANHFDDLDESIVAERFSGNKYVLGGNALWLDSTDSWKMIEGFEPFANNGTQMSASIWIKADSASQATPGKSYTRILSAKKDSVAFILQQRGNQAAVNLRIDARHDGVGVYNSGYGTARILDGTWHNYTFTIRGDSVFTYVDGVSHSKDQFENGGDFSTCTNPAIGGDKPNLVGGLDEIFFFDGSQSENWMRLFYALQKQAMK
- a CDS encoding right-handed parallel beta-helix repeat-containing protein, with translation MAKLNLKMSLSVAAIALLSQAVMASVYYVAPTGNDSNAGSKDKPFASLKKANSKVVAGDTVWIRGGTYMHTDTTYVKNDNMFAGIHLTKSGVSDNNRIHYLAYPGEVPVFDFSKMPIANGTNNVRYTNGVLIQAQYLHLKGLEFKNVPMKGESNVGVYVSRSKHIFLELINSHHHGGSGFFVNEKGSGSGGGHLFLNCDSHDNYDPNGRQGDGQNADGFGVHYQSGGDTTKFIGCRAWWNSDDGWDFISQEFPVVIENSWAMGHGYSNYGTGKPKDGNGNGFKAGSSKTGVRHTIRNCVAWKNKASGFYANHSSGGNDWLNNTAYMNGSAFNMWASTWDATGNRTDGVVLKGDKAHVMKNNIAYPNKTSYIGGEYAAGEYNTWNLNLTATNADFVSVDDPSMTVTGKPLEPLGGAFGPRKADGSLPDIDFLKLSPKSQFIDRGVNVKLPYEGKAPDLGAYEYKAYVEPVVTSSSSSAINSNSSSSSSNVTEPTSSSSSAIFSSSVGSSSSIESSSSIDDVLISSSSESADSVTAIRRMGNARDAFGLRNGGRSFFVNGRSANSLQRRASRIKIYGK
- the larE gene encoding ATP-dependent sacrificial sulfur transferase LarE; the protein is MDELHYRLENLKTYLKNCGSVAVAFSAGVDSTFLLKVAHDVLGEKAVAITAKSRVIPGREIQEAVEFCKFENIRHEILDFDEMAVEGFKENPADRCYVCKRAIFSAILQCASDLGISVVCEGSNVDDLGDYRPGLKAIAELGVKSPLREAGLTKAGIRALSRELGLPTASKPSFACLASRIPYGEQITEEKLRLVERAEQYLQDLGFVQYRVRCRLVPQKSPAAETYMASIEILPDQFPLFNKNQAEIRSCFTNLGFKEISLDERGYRTGSLNEALAK
- a CDS encoding glycosyl hydrolase 53 family protein; this translates as MKFNFMNAFKKAAVTMGVIAAAAIARPYIVGVDVSWVLEDESLGAKYYHDGKQQDLFDILQDHGINFIRVRTFVNSCVGYATESYSGANSKVCWCDLDHTIALAKRIKAHNMGFFLDFHMSDTWASIGKQYVPASWKGKSNAEMGKLAYDHVKTTMNALMKEGLRPDMVQVGNEINSAVSGVSISKTAEFANIINSGVKAVRDIDPSIKIVMQHGRPRPDGGFESWYNKIDANIDYDAICGSTYGTTNNGQDWRDMFGLVTKKKKPVLSCEYTADRTKLINGIMNDFGDLGWGTFVWEPTRYSNKPMFDRDGQKYTANARLDELAAIAKQYNATLPDWVGAKAVKKLAVKTAAAAGGTIAQSIEGSEIAEGSKVTFTAVPLEGWEFTGWTGDNSGTAKDYTVASLNKEVNLGANFKFVGKDSLNYEAENSVFNKTVLESTHVGFSGKGYANLDNAVGSSITIPVCMSKEGDQKVRITYANGSTKDRPVSISVNGVEQIKSESFGSTGEWTDWTTKDITLKLPAGVSNITFTSTTADGGPNMDKIQFVVASIPEVVVPADQENKDPEVKEPAEQDSTAKDPGTTPADSENKNPEVDTPETPADSNSSTAIAARRIEQARSALRLRNDGRIFFVNGRSANSLQRRASRIKVYSK